The DNA sequence GGCAATGGAATATGGCCGACCGTCGGAATCAAATCTGCTGAAAAAACAATGGTTTTGCCTTTATATTGAATATGGGGCAACATTTGCTTTTCTGTATGTCCGTCCACAAACAAAATGCCAAACTCCAATGATGATCCACTCAAAAAAGATTCACCCGTACTTTCTATGAAGTGCAATTGACCGCTTTCTTGCATTGGAAGCAAATTTTCTTTAAGAAACGAGGCTTTTTCTCGTTTATTGGGGTTGAGGGCCCATTGCCAATGGTCTTTGTTCGTCCAGAACCGGGCATTTTTAAAGGCGGGCTCGTAACCCGTTCGGTCTTTGTTCCATTGAATACTTCCACCACAATGATCAAAATGAAGATGGGTCATGAACACATCGGTGATGTCGTCTCGGTGAAAACCGTGGTTCTCGAGCGACTTATCCATAGAATGGTCTCCCCAAAGAAAATAATGACCGAAAAACTTTTCTGATTGTTTGTTTCCAAGACCGGTATCTATAAGCACCAAGCGGTCACCGTCTTCTATCAAAAGGCAGCGTGCTGCCAAATCGATCATATTTTTTTCGTCAGCCGGATTGGTTCTGTTCCACAGTGACTTGGGCACGACACCAAACATGGCGCCGCCATCCAATTTAAAATTTCCAGTCTCAATGGGGTATAGCCTCATGCGATGAACAAAGGGTGCGCAAAATAATAAAACTGCACTGTAATTCGCTTAAAAACACTGGTTTATTATTGCTATTTTAACATATTTTGCAAGTCTATTGTCTCGATATGAAGAGCTGGATGGGCATTTTACGGCACTTAAGGTCAAAATGAAGGATCAGGGAGGCCATTTTTTAAAATGCCGTTTCAAAAGAAAAGCATTAAATTTCAAAAAAATAACCAACATGCTCGAACTCGCCGGAATCATCATTCTCGGAATCATTGCCCAATGGGTGGCGTGGCGCTTGAAATTACCAGCTATTCTTCCTTTGATTTTGATAGGATTGTTGGTGGGGCCAATTGCCACATTATATACTGCCGATGGCAGCAAGTTGATAGAACCTATTTGGAATGGCTATAAAGGGCTTTTTCCGGGTGACGGTCTCTATAATTTTGTTTCACTCTCGATCAGCATTATACTTTTTGAAGGAGGGTTGACATTGAAAAGGGCTGAAATCAGAAATGTTGGCCCCGTCATCACCAAACTGATTACCGTCGGCACCATTATAACCTTTGTTTGTGCCGGTCTGGCCGCCCATTACATTTTTGACCTTTCATGGCAGATTTCCTTTTTGTTCTCAGCTTTGATCATTGTTACCGGGCCTACGGTGATTACCCCCATTCTTAGAAATATTCCACTTAAAAAAGATGTTTCAACGGTATTGAAATGGGAAGGCATTCTCATCGACCCCATAGGAGCTTTGGTGGCGGTATTGGTTTTCGAGTTCATCAGTGTGGGCGAGGGGCAGGCGTTCACCAAGACGGCTTTGATAGAGTTTGGGAAAATTTTGCTATTTGGCACCACCTTTGGTTTTACCTTTGCCCATGCCCTGGCATTTGCCATTAAAAGGAACTTCATTCCACATTATCTCTTGAACGTTGTGTCATTGTCTGTGGTGCTCTTGGTATTTGTAGAGTCAGATGTCTTTGCCCATGAATCAGGTCTCTTGGCGGTTGTGGTAATGGGAATGGTCTTGGGCAATATGAACCTGCCCAATCTTAAGGAGCTGCTTTATTTCAAAGAATCATTGAGCGTGCTTTTGATTTCCATTCTTTTCATTTTGTTGGCCGCGAACATCAATATCGATGACATGTTGTTGATCTACAATTGGAAAACGGCCTTACTGTTCGCCATTATTGTTTTCTTGGTACGGCCAATCGGTGTTTTTATAAGTGCTTGGGGGTCTCACCTCAAGGTCAATGAAAAAATGTTCATCGGATGGGTCGGCCCCAGAGGTATCGTAGCAGCTGGTATTGCTTCACTTTTTGGGTCGAAACTGATTCTTAGGGGCGAGCCGGGCGCAGAGTACATTACCCCATTGGTGTTTATGATCGTACTGGGCACGGTGTTACTGAACGCCACTACCGCACGGCTTTTTGCTAGATTGGTGGGGGTCTTCTTGACCAAGTCAGAGGGCATTTTGATCGTGGGTGCCTCTGCAGCATCAAGATTGATCGCCCAGTACCTAAAAGACAACAACCGACATGTGGTATTGATCGATAACAATCAGACCAATATTGACAAGGCCAAAAAACTGGGTGTCGAAGGCATCGCTGCAGATATTTATTCTGACACACTGACCGACAACATCGAACTGAACGACGTCGGCTATCTGATGGCCCTGACCGCAAATTCTGATATCAATCGATACGCCATTGACAAGTTGGGAAAACAATTTGGCGAGAACGGGGCATTTCGTTTGGTGAACGGTGATGAGATGAATGATTCTGAGAGAAATCAAAAGGAAGGACTGTTTTCACAAACCGATGATTTTATAAAACTTATGGAGGCCGTTAGAAAAAATCCGACCATACACGAGATAGGCCTCAAAGACAGAGAACATTACGAAAGCCTGGTCGAAATCAGCAGTGCCGACGATGACATCGTTCCTATTTTTTTAAAGGATGCGGAAGGAGACCTGAAGATTATTCCCGCTTTCAGCCAAGAACCTGAACCAATCAAGAAAGGATATAAATTGGTGTATTTGGGGAAGGAATTTGACCTACAGACCGATCAAGCTTCAAATTAACATGGGTCAAAGAATGATGGATCGTTATTGATATACCTTTACCCAGTCGACTATCATCTGAACGGGCAGGTCATCTGGATCGACCTTGCCGACCCAAGAACCCCCCAATTGCATATCAATGAGCAGATAAAAAGGTTGGTCAAAAGGCCATTGTGAGGGATCGACACCTTCAACTTTTGGATAGGTAAGCGTCTCTTTGCCGTTCACCATAAATACCAGTTTGTCGGCATACCACTCCATGCCATAGGTATTGAAATTTTCAGTGTTTACAGGAACGGTAGTGTAGCGTTGCGGAAATTCTTTTTTAAGCTCCAAAGTATAGTATGAGTGTATGGTCTGATATACTTGATTTTCATAGTTCAGGTGTTCCATCAGATCTATTTCACCGTTTCTGGGGTAGTCGCCATACTTGGGTTGATCGGCAAGCATCCACATGGCGGGCCACGCACCGGTGGCACTTTCTAGCTTGGCGTGTATTTCG is a window from the Muricauda sp. SCSIO 65647 genome containing:
- a CDS encoding sodium:proton antiporter, producing the protein MLELAGIIILGIIAQWVAWRLKLPAILPLILIGLLVGPIATLYTADGSKLIEPIWNGYKGLFPGDGLYNFVSLSISIILFEGGLTLKRAEIRNVGPVITKLITVGTIITFVCAGLAAHYIFDLSWQISFLFSALIIVTGPTVITPILRNIPLKKDVSTVLKWEGILIDPIGALVAVLVFEFISVGEGQAFTKTALIEFGKILLFGTTFGFTFAHALAFAIKRNFIPHYLLNVVSLSVVLLVFVESDVFAHESGLLAVVVMGMVLGNMNLPNLKELLYFKESLSVLLISILFILLAANINIDDMLLIYNWKTALLFAIIVFLVRPIGVFISAWGSHLKVNEKMFIGWVGPRGIVAAGIASLFGSKLILRGEPGAEYITPLVFMIVLGTVLLNATTARLFARLVGVFLTKSEGILIVGASAASRLIAQYLKDNNRHVVLIDNNQTNIDKAKKLGVEGIAADIYSDTLTDNIELNDVGYLMALTANSDINRYAIDKLGKQFGENGAFRLVNGDEMNDSERNQKEGLFSQTDDFIKLMEAVRKNPTIHEIGLKDREHYESLVEISSADDDIVPIFLKDAEGDLKIIPAFSQEPEPIKKGYKLVYLGKEFDLQTDQASN
- a CDS encoding glycoside hydrolase family 16 protein gives rise to the protein MKKINIPFVLGIFLFLVGCASYHQKKEIRQGKDWTIIWEEHFDTPGILDTTKWNIVERNNVDWGNYMSNNPECMKIKDGKLYLRGIVNPDQAKDTAQYLTGGVSTKGKFAFQYGKIEIHAKLESATGAWPAMWMLADQPKYGDYPRNGEIDLMEHLNYENQVYQTIHSYYTLELKKEFPQRYTTVPVNTENFNTYGMEWYADKLVFMVNGKETLTYPKVEGVDPSQWPFDQPFYLLIDMQLGGSWVGKVDPDDLPVQMIVDWVKVYQ
- a CDS encoding MBL fold metallo-hydrolase yields the protein MRLYPIETGNFKLDGGAMFGVVPKSLWNRTNPADEKNMIDLAARCLLIEDGDRLVLIDTGLGNKQSEKFFGHYFLWGDHSMDKSLENHGFHRDDITDVFMTHLHFDHCGGSIQWNKDRTGYEPAFKNARFWTNKDHWQWALNPNKREKASFLKENLLPMQESGQLHFIESTGESFLSGSSLEFGILFVDGHTEKQMLPHIQYKGKTIVFSADLIPTVGHIPLPYVMGYDMRPLVTLDEKEQFLNKAADEQYILFFEHDAHNELCTLKHTEKGVRLDEVFSFNEVFDN